From one Bradysia coprophila strain Holo2 unplaced genomic scaffold, BU_Bcop_v1 contig_248, whole genome shotgun sequence genomic stretch:
- the LOC119078301 gene encoding diacylglycerol lipase-beta-like isoform X1, which produces MPALRLFGRKWLAASDDLVFPCLFEICFRVVWLALIACVTNNYWITTENCTEGGLAVRIYMIGTLALIGINLILLVALVNRSSQGSITDTHARRHVAPLLVCKFLLIPPELGFNIFGTIWSFCDLIQCTTDHKYSKTVIEAIVVFNWVVFALIIFGLAIVFDPLGSAKYKKSRDNNDNNGPTESAMHRKVSNLWLRRFRWIFCCLRKDEFGHEAFTQVASLLSALFRGTDLVPSDIMAACILLRVRQKRETREMRRIRMLNDDGPRYSSDVLRVFATSPPWMTLKNARHFKRFAMASYGWPLVCYMHCCTGPFRLIKNSTCCACFRSKAQVVVDDNCCLCHVAGVKYMSRMRDEDVLHASFRNHVFELPFCVLADHATKSIVVSIRGSLSMRDIFTDLTANAERFDAPGMPPDSAAHRGMIAGAEQLIKRLQEGHILERAFHTYPEYTLVLCGHSLGAGVAILLGAKFRPKYSDLRVYAYATPAGLISREAARYTESFAFTVGVGDDFVMRLGIESIENLRTSVIETLRACKFPKWRIMLNGVGYVFFGVPSRDLEKTWKDVTDIESTHRETDDPLLEVRHVQTIASATGEATVLSKEISLRRFSKTRLYTGGRILHIIRRKKTELEKLKIEYRRSNLRNEMGNSRRLCRTESHAQDVTRPLSRQHIQNSDHRVGSAKSNEFVDNIVEQHMRK; this is translated from the exons ATGCCGGCGCTGCGCTTATTCGGTAGAAAATGGTTAGCTGCCTCAGACGACCTTGTTTTTCCGTGTTTATTCGAAATATGTTTTCGAGTAGTATG GCTTGCACTGATCGCTTGTGTCACGAACAATTATTGGATAACAACGGAAAATTGTACAGAGGGCGGCCTAGCTGTTCGGATATACATGATTGGGACATTGGCGTTGATCGGAATCAATCTGATACTGTTGGTTGCACTGGTTAACCGAAGTAGTCAAGGTTCAATAACTGACACACATGCCAGGCGGCATGTAGCTCCGTTACTAGTATGCAA ATTTCTGCTTATACCACCGGAACTGGGTTTCAATATATTTGGAACGATATGGTCGTTTTGTGATTTGATCCAGTGTACGACCGATCATAAATACTCAAAGACTGTTATTGAAG CTATCGTTGTTTTCAATTGGGTGGTGTTTGCGTTGATCATCTTCGGTTTAGCAATTGTATTTGACCCACTTGGATcagcaaaatacaaaaaaagtcGCGACAACAATGATAACAATGGACCGACCGAATCGGCAATGCATCGCAAA GTCTCAAATCTTTGGCTTCGGCGGTTCCGATGGATTTTCTGTTGTTTACGTAAAGATGAATTTGGCCATGAAGCATTCACCCAAGTGGCTAGCTTATTGAGTGCACTGTTTCGTGGTACGGATCTTGTACCATCGGATATAATGGCTGCGTGCATATTGCTGAGGGTTCGTCAAAAACGGGAGACCCGTGAAATGCGACGAATTAGAATGTTGAATGACGacg GACCAAGGTATTCGAGCGATGTCCTACGTGTGTTCGCAACATCACCACCATGGATGACATTGAAGAATGCACGTCATTTCAAACGTTTCGCAATGGCGAGTTATGGTTGGCCCTTAGTATGTTATATGCATTGCTGTACCGGTCCATTTCGACTGATTAAAAACTCGACATGTTGTGCATGCTTCAG gTCGAAAGCACAAGTGGTTGTCGATGATAATTGTTGTTTGTGTCACGTAGCCGGAGTGAAATATATGTCTCGAATGAGAGACGAGGACGTTTTGCATGCATCTTTCAGAAATCATGTATTCGAG CTTCCGTTCTGCGTTCTGGCCGACCATGCCACAAAAAGTATCGTAGTATCGATTCGTGGAAGCTTATCCATGCGTGATATATTCACCGATTTGACAGCAAACGCTGAACGCTTCGACGCTCCGGGCATGCCACCAGATTCTGCAGCACATCGTGGAATGATTGCTGGTGCTGAGCAGCTAATTAAAAGACTTCAAGAAGGACATATATTGGAGAGAGCATTCCATACGTATCCTGAGTACACATTAGTTTTGTGCGGACACAGCTTAG GTGCCGGTGTGGCTATTCTACTTGGGGCTAAATTTCGTCCAAAATATTCCGATCTTCGTGTTTATGCTTATGCCACCCCGGCTGGTCTGATAAGCCGTGAAGCTGCCCGATACACCGAATCGTTCGCATTCACAGTCGGCGTTGGTGACGATTTCGTAATGCGGCTGGGAATCGAATCAATTGAAAACTTGCGTACGAGTGTCATCGAAACGTTGCGCGCTTGTAAATTTCCGAAATGGCGCATCATGCTGAATGGTGTTGGCTACGTGTTCTTTGGAGTGCCGTCGCGAGATTTAGAGAAAACATGGAAGGATGTAACCGATATCGAATCAACGCATAGAGAGACCGATGATCCGTTGTTGGAAGTGCGTCACGTTCAGACTATTGCTTCTGCGACTggg GAAGCGACTGTACTGTCGAAAGAAATTTCGCTGCGCAGATTTTCAAAGACCAGATTGTATACCGGTGGCCGCATCTTACACATAATTCGTAGGAAGAAAACTGAATTGGAAAAGTTA aaaatcgaATACCGGCGGTCCAACCTACGAAATGAGATGGGCAACAGCCGAAGACTTTGCCGAACTGAAAGTCATGCCCAGGATGTTACTAGACCACTTTCCCGACAACATATACAAAACTCTGACCACCGTGTTGGATCAGCAAAAAGCAACGAGTTCGTCGATAACATCGTTGAACAGCATATGAGAAAATGA
- the LOC119078301 gene encoding diacylglycerol lipase-beta-like isoform X2 produces MPALRLFGRKWLAASDDLVFPCLFEICFRVVWLALIACVTNNYWITTENCTEGGLAVRIYMIGTLALIGINLILLVALVNRSSQGSITDTHARRHVAPLLVCKFLLIPPELGFNIFGTIWSFCDLIQCTTDHKYSKTVIEAIVVFNWVVFALIIFGLAIVFDPLGSAKYKKSRDNNDNNGPTESAMHRKVSNLWLRRFRWIFCCLRKDEFGHEAFTQVASLLSALFRGTDLVPSDIMAACILLRVRQKRETREMRRIRMLNDDGPRYSSDVLRVFATSPPWMTLKNARHFKRFAMASYGWPLVCYMHCCTGPFRLIKNSTCCACFRSKAQVVVDDNCCLCHVAGVKYMSRMRDEDVLHASFRNHVFELPFCVLADHATKSIVVSIRGSLSMRDIFTDLTANAERFDAPGMPPDSAAHRGMIAGAEQLIKRLQEGHILERAFHTYPEYTLVLCGHSLGAGVAILLGAKFRPKYSDLRVYAYATPAGLISREAARYTESFAFTVGVGDDFVMRLGIESIENLRTSVIETLRACKFPKWRIMLNGVGYVFFGVPSRDLEKTWKDVTDIESTHRETDDPLLEVRHVQTIASATGEATVLSKEISLRRFSKTRLYTGGRILHIIRRKKTELEKKSNTGGPTYEMRWATAEDFAELKVMPRMLLDHFPDNIYKTLTTVLDQQKATSSSITSLNSI; encoded by the exons ATGCCGGCGCTGCGCTTATTCGGTAGAAAATGGTTAGCTGCCTCAGACGACCTTGTTTTTCCGTGTTTATTCGAAATATGTTTTCGAGTAGTATG GCTTGCACTGATCGCTTGTGTCACGAACAATTATTGGATAACAACGGAAAATTGTACAGAGGGCGGCCTAGCTGTTCGGATATACATGATTGGGACATTGGCGTTGATCGGAATCAATCTGATACTGTTGGTTGCACTGGTTAACCGAAGTAGTCAAGGTTCAATAACTGACACACATGCCAGGCGGCATGTAGCTCCGTTACTAGTATGCAA ATTTCTGCTTATACCACCGGAACTGGGTTTCAATATATTTGGAACGATATGGTCGTTTTGTGATTTGATCCAGTGTACGACCGATCATAAATACTCAAAGACTGTTATTGAAG CTATCGTTGTTTTCAATTGGGTGGTGTTTGCGTTGATCATCTTCGGTTTAGCAATTGTATTTGACCCACTTGGATcagcaaaatacaaaaaaagtcGCGACAACAATGATAACAATGGACCGACCGAATCGGCAATGCATCGCAAA GTCTCAAATCTTTGGCTTCGGCGGTTCCGATGGATTTTCTGTTGTTTACGTAAAGATGAATTTGGCCATGAAGCATTCACCCAAGTGGCTAGCTTATTGAGTGCACTGTTTCGTGGTACGGATCTTGTACCATCGGATATAATGGCTGCGTGCATATTGCTGAGGGTTCGTCAAAAACGGGAGACCCGTGAAATGCGACGAATTAGAATGTTGAATGACGacg GACCAAGGTATTCGAGCGATGTCCTACGTGTGTTCGCAACATCACCACCATGGATGACATTGAAGAATGCACGTCATTTCAAACGTTTCGCAATGGCGAGTTATGGTTGGCCCTTAGTATGTTATATGCATTGCTGTACCGGTCCATTTCGACTGATTAAAAACTCGACATGTTGTGCATGCTTCAG gTCGAAAGCACAAGTGGTTGTCGATGATAATTGTTGTTTGTGTCACGTAGCCGGAGTGAAATATATGTCTCGAATGAGAGACGAGGACGTTTTGCATGCATCTTTCAGAAATCATGTATTCGAG CTTCCGTTCTGCGTTCTGGCCGACCATGCCACAAAAAGTATCGTAGTATCGATTCGTGGAAGCTTATCCATGCGTGATATATTCACCGATTTGACAGCAAACGCTGAACGCTTCGACGCTCCGGGCATGCCACCAGATTCTGCAGCACATCGTGGAATGATTGCTGGTGCTGAGCAGCTAATTAAAAGACTTCAAGAAGGACATATATTGGAGAGAGCATTCCATACGTATCCTGAGTACACATTAGTTTTGTGCGGACACAGCTTAG GTGCCGGTGTGGCTATTCTACTTGGGGCTAAATTTCGTCCAAAATATTCCGATCTTCGTGTTTATGCTTATGCCACCCCGGCTGGTCTGATAAGCCGTGAAGCTGCCCGATACACCGAATCGTTCGCATTCACAGTCGGCGTTGGTGACGATTTCGTAATGCGGCTGGGAATCGAATCAATTGAAAACTTGCGTACGAGTGTCATCGAAACGTTGCGCGCTTGTAAATTTCCGAAATGGCGCATCATGCTGAATGGTGTTGGCTACGTGTTCTTTGGAGTGCCGTCGCGAGATTTAGAGAAAACATGGAAGGATGTAACCGATATCGAATCAACGCATAGAGAGACCGATGATCCGTTGTTGGAAGTGCGTCACGTTCAGACTATTGCTTCTGCGACTggg GAAGCGACTGTACTGTCGAAAGAAATTTCGCTGCGCAGATTTTCAAAGACCAGATTGTATACCGGTGGCCGCATCTTACACATAATTCGTAGGAAGAAAACTGAATTGGAAAA aaaatcgaATACCGGCGGTCCAACCTACGAAATGAGATGGGCAACAGCCGAAGACTTTGCCGAACTGAAAGTCATGCCCAGGATGTTACTAGACCACTTTCCCGACAACATATACAAAACTCTGACCACCGTGTTGGATCAGCAAAAAGCAACGAGTTCGTCGATAACATCGTTGAACAGCATATGA
- the LOC119078312 gene encoding FMN-dependent NADPH-azoreductase-like isoform X1, with translation MAKLKTSGTNSTKRTMSGTPLSTPLKIVVFIGSVRNYRMADRVCSYIKAVITKSGMEPVIIDPATLPFEILKTPLHFYRNPAEAPQWLRETNELIKEADGFVLLSPEYNYTLSPALTNMIDHFPPRSFRHKPTGIVTYSRGNYGGIASGLAALPFMLELGMVNIPTGVTIPTVHQTLNENGETNEEQIIQKVDQLVNELKWYAEALKDGKTRCPPPS, from the exons ATG GCTAAACTTAAAACCAGTGGAACAAATTCTACGAAGAGAACTATGTCCGGAACTCCATTAAGCACACCGTTAAAAATCGTTGTTTTCATCGGATCTGTACGAAATTACCGTATGGCCGATCGTGTCTGCTCATATATAAAGGCAGTTATCACAAAAAGCGGCATGGAACCGGTAATAATAG ATCCCGCTACGCTTCCGTTCGAAATTCTGAAAACTCCGTTACATTTCTATCGAAATCCGGCTGAAGCGCCACAATGGCTTCGTGAAACCAATGAATTGATAAAGGAAGCCGATGGATTCGTTTTACTGTCGCCGGAATACAATTACACCCTCTCCCCAGCATTAACGAACATGATCGATCACTTTCCACCTAGATCGTTCCGACACAAACCAACTGGAATTGTTACTTATTCTAGAG GAAATTATGGTGGTATAGCTTCTGGATTAGCAGCGTTGCCCTTTATGTTAGAACTCGGCATGGTAAATATTCCGACGGGAGTGACTATTCCAACTGTTCACCAAACATTGAATGAGAATGGAGAAACTAACGAAgaacaaattattcaaaaagtAGACCAACTGGTTAACGAATTGAAATGGTATGCAGAAGCACTGAAGGATGGAAAAACTCGATGTCCCCCTCCATCTTAa
- the LOC119078299 gene encoding L-aminoadipate-semialdehyde dehydrogenase-phosphopantetheinyl transferase translates to MSLRNGHARWAFDLSTWRPSLNELLLATSCIQTEEKTRLAKFMFREDFDGSIIGRLLMRKFVRDTINIPYEEIRFDRDARGKPLLAPSQHHPSSHYVDFNVSHQGSYAVLAGCCLSSDHRKSQELSTTIGVDVMKIEYTGGKPLSEFFRIMHRNFTASEWKCIRNNSDELGQTKAFMRHWCLKESYVKNVGVGISMDLQKIDFTLNTKTLSSNQVVTDTTVKVNGDLLENWIFEESLIDNEHSVAVAIENHNDSKDSHTFQLVTFDDLTRDSVPLLDNDRQYCLDVLNKPYKNS, encoded by the coding sequence ATGTCACTTCGGAACGGACATGCCAGATGGGCATTCGATCTATCAACTTGGCGTCCGTCATTAAACGAATTACTGCTGGCAACATCATGCATCCAAACCGAAGAGAAAACACGTCtcgcaaaatttatgtttcgcGAAGACTTTGACGGTTCAATCATCGGCCGTTTGTTAATGCGAAAATTCGTTCGAGACACAATCAACATTCCGTACGAAGAAATTCGATTCGACAGAGATGCCCGAGGTAAACCGCTTTTAGCGCCGTCACAACATCATCCGTCGTCGCATTATGTTGATTTTAATGTGTCACACCAAGGGTCGTATGCTGTATTGGCCGGATGTTGTTTATCATCGGATCATCGTAAATCACAGGAATTGTCAACAACAATAGGGGTTGAtgtgatgaaaattgaatacaCGGGTGGTAAGCCGTTGAGTGAATTCTTCCGCATAATGCACCGTAATTTTACAGCCAGCGAATGGAAATGTATTCGAAACAATTCAGACGAACTGGGTCAGACAAAAGCATTTATGCGGCACTGGTGCTTGAAAGAGAGCTACGTGAAAAATGTTGGTGTTGGCATCAGCATGGATTtacagaaaattgattttacgcTCAATACCAAGACATTGTCGTCAAATCAAGTGGTAACGGATACCACGGTTAAAGTCAACGGtgatttattggaaaattggaTCTTTGAAGAATCTCTAATCGACAACGAGCACAGTGTAGCTGTCGCTATTGAAAACCATAATGACTCAAAGGATTCGCATACTTTCCAGTTGGTTACGTTCGACGACTTGACCAGAGATTCAGTGCCTTTATTAGACAATGATCGTCAATATTGTTTAGATGTATTGAACAAACCGTACAAGAATTCATGA
- the LOC119078312 gene encoding FMN-dependent NADPH-azoreductase-like isoform X2 codes for MSGTPLSTPLKIVVFIGSVRNYRMADRVCSYIKAVITKSGMEPVIIDPATLPFEILKTPLHFYRNPAEAPQWLRETNELIKEADGFVLLSPEYNYTLSPALTNMIDHFPPRSFRHKPTGIVTYSRGNYGGIASGLAALPFMLELGMVNIPTGVTIPTVHQTLNENGETNEEQIIQKVDQLVNELKWYAEALKDGKTRCPPPS; via the exons ATGTCCGGAACTCCATTAAGCACACCGTTAAAAATCGTTGTTTTCATCGGATCTGTACGAAATTACCGTATGGCCGATCGTGTCTGCTCATATATAAAGGCAGTTATCACAAAAAGCGGCATGGAACCGGTAATAATAG ATCCCGCTACGCTTCCGTTCGAAATTCTGAAAACTCCGTTACATTTCTATCGAAATCCGGCTGAAGCGCCACAATGGCTTCGTGAAACCAATGAATTGATAAAGGAAGCCGATGGATTCGTTTTACTGTCGCCGGAATACAATTACACCCTCTCCCCAGCATTAACGAACATGATCGATCACTTTCCACCTAGATCGTTCCGACACAAACCAACTGGAATTGTTACTTATTCTAGAG GAAATTATGGTGGTATAGCTTCTGGATTAGCAGCGTTGCCCTTTATGTTAGAACTCGGCATGGTAAATATTCCGACGGGAGTGACTATTCCAACTGTTCACCAAACATTGAATGAGAATGGAGAAACTAACGAAgaacaaattattcaaaaagtAGACCAACTGGTTAACGAATTGAAATGGTATGCAGAAGCACTGAAGGATGGAAAAACTCGATGTCCCCCTCCATCTTAa